One Nocardia iowensis DNA window includes the following coding sequences:
- a CDS encoding DivIVA domain-containing protein, with amino-acid sequence MYRVFEALDELVAIVEEARGIPPTRSCIVPRGDVLELLDDVRDALPGELDDAQDVLDIRDKIVSDARAAADVTVTSANEQASHTIGAAREEADRILADAKAHADRMVAEASAHADHLVNTAQAEADRVVADGNAEFEAVTSRARLESERMIEAGKASYDRSVAEGEAERDRLVAQTEVVRAAHAESARVIDAAHAEADRMREECDVYVDAKLADFEETLTSTLRTVGRGRHQLRSGAGAPDYAADYRR; translated from the coding sequence ATGTATCGCGTATTCGAAGCCCTCGACGAGCTGGTCGCCATCGTCGAGGAGGCGCGTGGCATCCCGCCGACCCGCAGCTGCATCGTGCCGCGCGGCGACGTCCTCGAACTGCTCGACGACGTGCGCGACGCACTGCCGGGCGAGCTCGACGACGCCCAGGATGTGCTCGACATCCGGGACAAGATCGTCTCGGACGCCCGCGCGGCCGCCGACGTCACGGTGACCAGTGCCAACGAGCAGGCCAGCCACACCATCGGCGCGGCGCGCGAGGAGGCCGACCGCATCCTCGCCGACGCCAAGGCGCACGCCGACCGGATGGTCGCCGAGGCCAGCGCGCACGCCGATCATCTCGTCAACACCGCCCAGGCCGAGGCGGACCGCGTCGTCGCCGACGGCAATGCCGAATTCGAGGCCGTCACCAGCCGGGCCCGGCTGGAATCCGAGCGGATGATCGAGGCGGGCAAGGCTTCCTACGACCGCTCCGTCGCCGAGGGCGAGGCCGAGCGGGACCGGTTGGTCGCGCAGACCGAGGTGGTGCGGGCCGCGCACGCCGAATCCGCGCGGGTGATCGACGCGGCGCACGCCGAGGCCGACCGGATGCGCGAAGAATGCGACGTCTACGTCGACGCCAAGCTCGCCGATTTCGAGGAAACTCTGACCAGCACCCTGCGCACCGTCGGCCGTGGCCGCCACCAGCTCCGCTCCGGCGCGGGGGCACCCGACTACGCCGCCGACTACCGGCGCTAG
- the rsmD gene encoding 16S rRNA (guanine(966)-N(2))-methyltransferase RsmD, with protein MTRIVAGTAGGRRLRVPPAGTRPTSDRVREALFSALDARIDFDGIRVLDLYAGSGALGLEALSRGAAHALLVESDRKAAAIVRGNIADLGLPGAELRLATVASVLELGGAGEFDVVLSDPPYAVDTDAVLADLRALADGWLRPGALIVVERSSRSPEIEWPTGYSAMKPRKYGETRLEMATFE; from the coding sequence ATGACCCGGATCGTCGCCGGAACGGCGGGCGGGCGGCGGCTGCGGGTGCCGCCCGCCGGCACCCGACCGACCTCCGACCGGGTCCGGGAGGCGCTGTTCAGCGCGCTCGACGCGCGGATCGACTTCGACGGTATCCGGGTGCTCGACCTGTACGCCGGGTCGGGCGCGCTCGGGCTGGAGGCGTTGTCCCGCGGCGCGGCGCACGCGCTGCTGGTCGAATCCGATCGCAAAGCCGCCGCGATCGTGCGCGGCAATATCGCTGATCTGGGGTTGCCCGGTGCGGAACTGCGCCTCGCAACGGTGGCGAGCGTGCTGGAACTGGGCGGCGCAGGCGAATTCGACGTGGTCCTGTCCGATCCGCCCTACGCGGTCGACACCGACGCGGTGCTCGCCGATCTGCGCGCGCTGGCCGACGGGTGGTTGCGGCCCGGCGCCCTCATCGTGGTGGAGCGGTCAAGCCGGTCACCGGAAATCGAATGGCCTACGGGCTATTCGGCGATGAAGCCGCGCAAGTACGGCGAAACGCGCCTCGAAATGGCGACTTTCGAATAG
- a CDS encoding PHP domain-containing protein → MAEDDSTASDSALPGPVEVLREIGFWLERSRAETYRVKAYRRAADIVAELSDEERAAHRAANSWRDIAGIGPKTAAVIEQAYSGVVPQYLLDLRNAAKPIGAPGKPLRTQLRGDLHTHSDWSDGGSPIAEMMGVAAALGHEYCALTDHSPRLTIANGLSAARLRKQLDVVAELNDRMAPFRILTGIEVDILDDGTLDQQADLLAELDIVVASVHSHLRADSATMTKRMVYAVANPNVDVLGHCTGRLVTGGRGTRPESSFDAEMVFEACRTYGTAVEINCRPERRDPPSRLMRLAVEMGCHFAIDTDAHAPGQLDWQGYGCERAVANGVAAERVINTWPLADLLAWTKSSGA, encoded by the coding sequence GTGGCGGAAGACGATTCGACCGCATCGGACTCGGCGCTGCCGGGTCCGGTGGAGGTGCTGCGCGAGATCGGCTTCTGGCTGGAACGCTCGCGGGCCGAGACCTATCGGGTCAAGGCGTACCGCCGCGCCGCCGACATCGTCGCCGAACTGTCCGACGAGGAACGCGCGGCGCATCGGGCCGCGAACAGCTGGCGCGATATCGCCGGAATCGGACCGAAGACCGCCGCCGTCATCGAGCAGGCGTACTCCGGTGTGGTGCCGCAGTACCTGCTCGACCTGCGCAATGCCGCGAAACCGATCGGGGCACCGGGCAAACCGTTGCGCACACAGCTGCGCGGCGACCTGCACACCCATTCGGACTGGTCCGACGGTGGGAGCCCGATCGCGGAGATGATGGGTGTCGCGGCCGCCCTCGGGCACGAATATTGCGCGTTGACCGATCATTCGCCACGGCTGACCATCGCCAATGGGCTGTCCGCCGCCCGGCTGCGCAAGCAGCTCGACGTGGTCGCCGAACTCAACGACCGCATGGCGCCGTTCCGCATTCTCACCGGTATCGAGGTCGACATCCTCGACGACGGCACCCTCGATCAACAGGCCGATCTGCTCGCCGAACTGGATATCGTGGTGGCGAGCGTGCATTCGCACCTGCGCGCCGACAGCGCGACGATGACCAAGCGGATGGTCTACGCGGTGGCCAACCCCAATGTCGACGTGCTCGGTCACTGCACCGGGCGGCTCGTCACCGGCGGGCGTGGCACCCGTCCCGAATCGAGTTTCGACGCCGAGATGGTGTTCGAGGCGTGCCGCACCTACGGCACCGCCGTCGAGATCAATTGCCGGCCGGAGCGCCGCGATCCACCGTCGCGCCTCATGCGATTGGCGGTCGAGATGGGCTGCCACTTCGCCATCGACACCGACGCGCACGCCCCGGGCCAACTGGACTGGCAGGGCTACGGTTGCGAGCGTGCCGTCGCGAATGGTGTTGCGGCCGAACGGGTGATCAATACCTGGCCGCTGGCCGACCTGCTGGCGTGGACCAAGTCGTCCGGCGCTTGA
- the mutM gene encoding bifunctional DNA-formamidopyrimidine glycosylase/DNA-(apurinic or apyrimidinic site) lyase — MPELPEVEVVRRGVAEHVVGRVIASVAITHPRSVRRHLEGAADLAARLTGLKVQSAERRGKYLWLTFDEPDIALVVHLGMSGQMLVQPADAPLEKHAHIRATLGDGTQLRFVDQRTFGGWALAPLVEVDGTRVPEPVAHIARDPLDPLFDAESVVTVVRAKQTEIKRLLLDQSVISGIGNIYADESLWRAKIHGGRLASGLSRPAVRALLADVGAVMGEALAAGGTSFDALYVNVNGQSGYFERSLAVYGRENEPCPRCGAAIQREKFMNRSSFSCPRCQPKPRRR; from the coding sequence GTGCCCGAACTCCCCGAGGTAGAGGTCGTCCGGCGCGGCGTCGCCGAACACGTGGTCGGTCGCGTCATCGCATCGGTGGCGATCACCCATCCCCGTTCGGTGCGCCGCCACCTCGAAGGCGCCGCCGACCTCGCCGCCCGGCTGACCGGGCTGAAGGTCCAGTCCGCCGAGCGGCGCGGCAAGTACCTCTGGCTCACCTTCGACGAGCCGGACATCGCCCTCGTCGTGCATCTCGGCATGAGCGGCCAGATGCTGGTGCAACCAGCCGACGCTCCGCTGGAAAAGCACGCGCACATCCGCGCCACCCTCGGTGACGGCACCCAGCTGCGCTTCGTCGACCAGCGCACCTTCGGCGGCTGGGCACTCGCGCCGCTCGTCGAAGTCGACGGCACCCGAGTGCCGGAACCGGTCGCGCACATCGCCCGCGACCCGCTGGATCCGCTCTTCGACGCCGAATCCGTCGTGACGGTGGTGCGCGCCAAACAGACCGAGATCAAACGCCTGCTGCTCGATCAGAGCGTCATCTCCGGCATCGGCAACATCTACGCCGACGAATCCCTGTGGCGGGCCAAGATCCACGGCGGCCGCCTCGCCTCAGGACTGTCCCGGCCCGCCGTGCGCGCGTTGCTGGCCGATGTCGGCGCGGTGATGGGGGAGGCGCTGGCCGCGGGCGGTACCTCGTTCGACGCACTGTATGTGAACGTCAACGGCCAATCCGGCTACTTCGAACGGTCCCTCGCCGTCTACGGCCGCGAGAACGAGCCGTGCCCGCGCTGCGGCGCCGCCATCCAGCGGGAAAAGTTCATGAATCGTTCCTCGTTTTCTTGCCCGCGGTGCCAACCGAAGCCTCGCCGTCGTTAG
- the rnc gene encoding ribonuclease III → MTDEPNSSGDHASLLAALGVEVQPDLLRLALTHRSYAYENGGLPTNERLEFLGDSVLGLSITERLYHEHPDKSEGELAKLRASVVNMHALAEVARQLGEGGLGVHLLLGKGEELTGGRDKPSILADGMESLLGAVHLEHGIDVARSVVLRLFADLLERGPRMGAGLDWKTSLQELTAERGLGVPSYEITSTGPDHDKEFTATTVIGGRAYGQGVGRSKKEAEQKAAGTAYQALTAES, encoded by the coding sequence GTGACCGACGAACCCAACTCGTCCGGAGACCACGCGAGCCTGCTCGCGGCGCTCGGCGTCGAGGTGCAGCCGGATCTGCTGCGCCTGGCGCTGACGCACCGGTCATACGCATATGAGAACGGCGGGCTGCCGACCAACGAGCGCCTGGAATTTCTCGGCGATTCCGTCCTCGGACTGAGCATCACCGAACGGCTTTACCACGAGCACCCGGACAAGTCCGAGGGTGAGCTGGCGAAGCTGCGTGCGAGCGTGGTGAACATGCACGCGCTCGCCGAGGTGGCGCGGCAACTCGGCGAGGGCGGTCTCGGCGTGCACCTGCTGCTCGGCAAGGGCGAAGAGCTCACCGGCGGCCGGGACAAGCCGAGCATCCTCGCCGACGGCATGGAGTCGCTGCTCGGTGCGGTGCACCTGGAGCACGGCATCGATGTCGCACGCAGCGTGGTGCTGCGGCTGTTCGCCGACCTGCTCGAGCGCGGACCCCGCATGGGGGCCGGCCTCGACTGGAAGACCAGCCTGCAGGAACTCACCGCCGAACGCGGCCTCGGCGTGCCGAGCTACGAGATCACCTCGACCGGCCCTGACCACGACAAGGAATTCACCGCGACCACGGTGATCGGTGGCCGGGCCTACGGGCAGGGCGTCGGCCGCTCCAAGAAGGAAGCCGAGCAGAAGGCCGCGGGCACCGCCTATCAGGCACTGACCGCCGAATCCTGA
- the coaD gene encoding pantetheine-phosphate adenylyltransferase, with amino-acid sequence MAGALCPGSFDPVTNGHIDVFTRAAAQFDEVVVTVMINKNKQGMFSVDERMEMLREATAHLPNVRVESWYGLLVDFAKQQGVTAIVKGLRDATDFGYELQMAQMNKKLSGVDTFFMPTNPSFSFLSSSLVKEVAAFGGEVTDMLPPSVHKRLLDRLAERRG; translated from the coding sequence ATGGCAGGAGCACTGTGCCCCGGGTCCTTCGACCCCGTGACCAACGGTCACATCGACGTCTTCACCCGGGCGGCGGCCCAGTTCGACGAGGTCGTCGTCACCGTCATGATCAACAAGAACAAGCAGGGCATGTTCAGCGTCGACGAACGCATGGAGATGCTGCGCGAGGCCACGGCCCACCTGCCCAACGTCCGGGTGGAGTCGTGGTACGGCCTGCTCGTCGACTTCGCCAAGCAGCAGGGTGTCACCGCGATCGTGAAGGGCCTACGCGACGCAACCGACTTCGGCTACGAGCTGCAGATGGCTCAGATGAACAAGAAGCTCTCCGGCGTGGACACCTTCTTCATGCCCACCAACCCCTCCTTCAGCTTCCTGTCCAGCTCACTGGTCAAGGAGGTGGCAGCCTTCGGTGGCGAAGTCACCGACATGCTTCCGCCCTCCGTGCACAAGCGCCTCCTGGACCGTCTCGCCGAGCGTCGCGGATAG
- a CDS encoding dihydrofolate reductase family protein, translated as MRKLTYYVASTIDGYIATDDGSVDFFPVGGDHGPAITAQYPETLPTKVREAMGIDKRNRYFDTVLMGRKTHDFGVRTGTSSPYAHLKQYVVSTTLPENPDPDVELIAADPLTKVRELKRENGLGIWLCGGGELAQELLPEIDQIFLKLYPVLLGSGRSLFGAGPRLPEAAKFRVITSRVFEDGVAFMKYSRIR; from the coding sequence ATGCGCAAACTCACGTACTACGTAGCGTCGACCATCGATGGGTACATCGCCACCGATGACGGATCGGTCGATTTCTTCCCGGTCGGCGGCGACCACGGGCCTGCGATCACCGCACAATATCCGGAGACGTTGCCGACGAAGGTGCGCGAGGCGATGGGTATCGACAAGCGCAACCGCTACTTCGACACCGTGCTGATGGGACGCAAGACGCACGACTTCGGGGTGCGGACCGGCACGTCGAGCCCGTACGCGCATCTGAAGCAGTACGTGGTCTCGACGACGTTGCCGGAAAACCCCGACCCCGACGTCGAGCTGATCGCCGCCGACCCGCTGACGAAGGTGCGAGAACTCAAGCGCGAGAACGGCCTCGGCATCTGGCTGTGCGGCGGCGGCGAGCTGGCTCAGGAGTTGCTGCCGGAGATCGACCAGATCTTCCTCAAGCTGTACCCGGTCCTGCTCGGCAGCGGGCGATCGCTGTTCGGAGCCGGTCCCCGGCTGCCGGAGGCGGCCAAGTTCCGAGTGATCACCAGTCGGGTGTTCGAGGACGGAGTGGCCTTCATGAAATACAGCAGGATTCGCTGA
- a CDS encoding YceD family protein has protein sequence MPAGSGSAPRQSSAARREPDAAFVLDVRSLGRRPGTMREVHRTVSTVTRIGLDLVGVPVGADVVLDLQQQAVSEGVLVTGTVTAPIEGECSRCLEPFTDEVNVRITELFAYPDSTTEQTTDDDDSYRMVDDTIDLEPVIIDVIGIELPLQPLCTPDCAGLCAECGVRMAIAGSDHSHEILDPRWAGLAKFATASPGSGSPDEGAATAADQSAELASNRTEEK, from the coding sequence ATGCCCGCCGGTTCCGGTTCCGCCCCGCGTCAGAGCTCGGCCGCGCGCCGAGAACCCGACGCGGCCTTCGTGCTGGACGTCCGCAGTCTCGGCCGCAGGCCGGGGACGATGCGCGAGGTGCATCGCACGGTCAGCACGGTCACCCGGATCGGGCTCGACCTGGTCGGCGTCCCGGTGGGTGCCGACGTCGTGCTCGACCTGCAGCAGCAGGCGGTGTCCGAAGGTGTGCTGGTCACCGGAACGGTGACCGCGCCGATCGAGGGGGAGTGCTCGCGCTGCCTCGAGCCGTTCACCGACGAAGTGAACGTTCGGATCACCGAGCTGTTCGCCTACCCGGACAGCACCACCGAGCAGACCACCGATGACGACGATTCCTACCGCATGGTCGACGACACCATCGACCTGGAACCGGTGATCATCGACGTCATCGGCATCGAGCTGCCGTTGCAGCCGCTGTGCACTCCCGACTGCGCGGGACTGTGCGCGGAATGTGGCGTGCGGATGGCGATTGCGGGTTCTGATCACTCGCATGAGATACTTGACCCTCGCTGGGCCGGGCTGGCGAAATTTGCCACCGCATCGCCCGGCAGCGGCAGCCCCGACGAGGGTGCGGCCACAGCAGCAGACCAATCAGCCGAACTGGCAAGCAATAGGACAGAGGAGAAGTAG
- the rpmF gene encoding 50S ribosomal protein L32 has product MAVPKRRMSRSNTRSRRSQWKATAPTLITCPNRSCGEKTLPHIACPSCGTYKGRQVTAAV; this is encoded by the coding sequence GTGGCCGTTCCCAAGCGCCGGATGTCTCGTTCCAACACCAGGTCGCGGCGCAGCCAGTGGAAGGCCACCGCGCCGACCCTGATCACCTGCCCCAACCGCTCCTGCGGTGAGAAGACCCTGCCGCACATCGCGTGCCCGTCCTGCGGCACGTACAAGGGCCGCCAGGTAACAGCAGCTGTCTAA
- a CDS encoding GtrA family protein produces the protein MTVLDLQQPTGMSAPSFFVPWAGPYPALKMAPAAARCQQMMAYLRGDRAFAQLIRFALVGGSSNVAYVLLFFAMYGIGPLIANVVGSIVSTVIANELHRQLTFHASGRVGWFTAQWEGGGLALVGLAITTAGLAALDVWAPSIGGAAEATAILGITAAVGGMRFLALRGLVF, from the coding sequence ATGACTGTTCTGGATCTACAGCAACCCACGGGGATGAGCGCACCCAGCTTCTTCGTCCCGTGGGCCGGGCCATACCCGGCGCTGAAGATGGCCCCCGCGGCGGCCCGCTGCCAGCAGATGATGGCCTACCTGCGTGGCGACCGGGCATTCGCCCAACTGATCCGCTTCGCCCTGGTCGGCGGCTCCAGCAACGTCGCCTACGTGCTGTTGTTCTTCGCGATGTACGGCATCGGCCCGCTGATCGCCAATGTGGTCGGTTCGATCGTCAGCACGGTGATCGCCAACGAACTGCACCGCCAGCTCACCTTCCACGCCAGCGGCCGAGTCGGCTGGTTCACCGCACAGTGGGAAGGCGGCGGCCTGGCACTGGTCGGCCTCGCCATCACCACCGCAGGACTGGCGGCGCTGGACGTGTGGGCGCCGAGCATCGGCGGCGCGGCGGAGGCAACAGCCATCCTCGGCATCACCGCGGCGGTCGGCGGAATGCGCTTCCTCGCCTTGCGCGGCCTGGTTTTCTGA
- a CDS encoding PstS family phosphate ABC transporter substrate-binding protein, with translation MGRPLGDFPVEIVLALIGIAVPIGAFLYEFVLVGRKRLGYRVQMDTPVTGEVESVFPGVLPQLRPSLDGASPDLKDLSVVLVRIENSGATTIDTHDYKAPDRIGLHLRFPQRMVIGMAVTELSDTGLADSLDHDSALAVREDIGGHIGVIDLPKVPLDRGEHYKILAILQRSEGTGEYPAPVLTGGIKGGRVLETRSRTGIPRMMLGLTVFLVLVIIVQLIVTAVQPEPTPLECASGKLTLVGSSAFAPVVREAAEQYEKRCTGAKFVFGFEGTERGLDRLAEEGKDNSGLLAISDGPKGSGYPALVHRPLALSLFTMIVHKDVGVRSLTETQIRDIYYGRVRNWREVGGPDLPVVLVNRIPGSGTRNTFERRLLGGDQPDRPHVSCTAIKGTVTSGAAHCNVQVTKDMQRAVGEIPGAIGYSEFSEAVQADLPTVAINGVAAGRDAAIDRTYPFWGVEYAYSHGELPGDSLAAAFLHFLVDQTGKDVLRAHGNAPCAELPDPVRCLPDA, from the coding sequence GTGGGTAGACCGTTGGGCGACTTTCCGGTCGAAATCGTGCTGGCGCTCATCGGTATCGCGGTGCCGATCGGCGCGTTCCTGTACGAGTTCGTGCTCGTCGGGCGCAAGCGGCTCGGCTACCGCGTGCAGATGGACACGCCGGTCACCGGCGAGGTCGAATCGGTGTTTCCCGGCGTGCTGCCGCAGCTGCGGCCCTCGCTGGACGGCGCGAGCCCGGATCTGAAGGATCTCTCGGTGGTCCTGGTGCGCATCGAGAACAGCGGCGCGACCACCATCGACACCCACGACTACAAGGCGCCCGACCGGATCGGCCTGCACCTGCGGTTCCCGCAACGCATGGTCATCGGCATGGCGGTGACCGAGCTCAGCGATACCGGCTTGGCGGACAGTCTGGATCACGATTCGGCCCTCGCGGTACGCGAGGACATCGGCGGGCATATCGGTGTCATCGATTTGCCCAAGGTGCCGTTGGATCGTGGTGAGCACTACAAGATTCTGGCCATCCTGCAGCGCTCCGAGGGCACGGGGGAGTACCCCGCACCCGTGCTGACCGGCGGCATCAAGGGCGGGCGGGTCCTGGAAACCCGAAGCCGCACCGGCATTCCCCGAATGATGTTGGGGCTGACAGTCTTTCTGGTGTTGGTGATCATCGTCCAGCTCATCGTCACCGCGGTGCAGCCGGAGCCGACCCCGCTGGAATGTGCCTCGGGGAAGCTGACCCTGGTCGGCTCGTCGGCCTTCGCGCCGGTCGTTCGAGAGGCCGCCGAGCAATACGAGAAACGCTGCACCGGAGCGAAATTCGTGTTCGGGTTCGAGGGGACCGAGCGCGGGCTGGACCGGCTGGCCGAGGAAGGCAAGGACAACTCCGGCCTGCTTGCCATCAGCGACGGGCCGAAGGGCAGCGGGTATCCCGCGCTGGTGCATCGTCCGCTGGCGCTGTCGCTGTTCACCATGATCGTGCACAAGGACGTCGGCGTGCGTTCCCTCACCGAAACTCAGATCCGAGACATCTACTACGGCCGGGTACGCAACTGGCGCGAGGTGGGCGGCCCCGATCTGCCGGTGGTGCTGGTGAATCGGATTCCTGGCTCCGGCACCCGGAATACGTTCGAGCGCAGGCTACTCGGCGGTGACCAGCCCGACCGCCCGCACGTGAGTTGCACCGCGATCAAGGGCACCGTGACCTCCGGCGCGGCGCATTGCAATGTCCAAGTGACCAAGGACATGCAGCGGGCCGTCGGCGAAATCCCCGGCGCCATAGGCTATTCCGAGTTTTCCGAGGCGGTACAAGCGGACCTGCCGACCGTCGCGATCAATGGTGTCGCGGCGGGGCGGGACGCGGCGATCGATCGCACCTACCCGTTCTGGGGTGTGGAATACGCCTACAGCCACGGCGAACTGCCCGGTGACTCACTGGCCGCGGCATTCCTGCACTTCCTGGTCGATCAGACAGGCAAGGACGTGCTGCGCGCCCACGGCAACGCGCCGTGCGCCGAGTTGCCCGATCCGGTGCGGTGCCTGCCCGATGCGTGA